CCGCGCGCCCGCAACGAGATCGCGGAGCTGGCCACCACGGTCAACGCCACCCTGGACCGGCTGGAAACCGCCATCCAGGACAACCGCCGCTTCGTCGCCGACGCCTCGCACGAACTGCGCAGCCCGATCGCGGCGCTGCGGGCGGAGCTGGAGATCGCCACGGCGCACCCCGGTCTGACCGACTGGCCGTCGGTGGTCGACGCCGCCCTGGCCGACACCCACCGCCTCCAGCACCTGGCCACCGACCTGCTCCTGCTGGCCCGCCTCGACCACCCCACCGGCCACGACGACACCGTCGACCTCGCCGAACTGGTGCGCGAGGCGTCCGCACGCCGCACCCGCCACGCCCTGACCGTCGAGTCGCCCGAGCACCCGGTGCCGGTGTCCGGCCGCCGAGCGCTGCTCGGCCGCCTGCTGGGCAACCTCCTCGACAACGCCGAACGCCACGCCACCACCACCGTCACCGTCCGCCTGGGCACCGAGAACGACCACGCGGTGCTGGAAGTCCTCGACGACGGCCCCGGCATCCCCGAAGCAGACCGCGAACGGGTCTTCGACCGCTTCACCCGCCTCGACGACGCCCGCACCCGCGACACCGGCGGCACCGGACTCGGCCTGCCCATCGCCCGCCGCATCGCCACCAACCACGCCGGCACCCTCCACGCCGAGGGAGGCCCCGGCGCACGCCTCGTGGCGCGCCTTCCCCTGAAGCCGCACGATCAGCGCCTCTACCCGGACGTCGTCTTCCGGTAGGACGGACGGGTCGTCGACGGCCCCTCGGTTCCGCGTGGCACCGCGGCACCGAGGGGCCGGTCGACCGCTACCTCCCCCGACCGTAGAACCAGTGCTGCTGGACGGTGTTGTTGCAGTCCCACTGGTAGACGTCGCCGCCGTTCCAGTTCGTCAGCGGGTTGGCGTCCAGGCACCGGCCGGAGTACAGGTTCCGGAAGCCGTCCTGGTAGCGGTGCCAGATCTGCCAGGTCGCGCCGTTGCAGTCCCAGAGGTAGACCTGGCCGCCCAGGCCCTGTCTCGGGTCACCGTCGAGGCACTTGCCGATGTTGCCCCCGGGGCGGATCGTGCCGTCGTCGCCGAAGAACCACAGCTGGCTGAGCGAACCGGTGTACTCCCACTGCTCGACCCGGTCGCCGTTGTTGAGGCCCCTGGCCTGGAGCTGGCGGTTCGGGTACAGCCCCGTGTAGACGTTGGCCGTGGAGCTCAGCGGTGTCACGGTGGACGCCGTCGACCGCCCGGTGTCGGCGCTCGCCGCCGGGGCGGCGGGGAGGGCGGACACGATCAGCAGCAGGAATCCCAGCAGAGTCGCCTTCCGGCGCGTGCGGGTCATTGTCTACCTCGATTCTCGTGGTTGGCGGTGGAAGGACTGCGTCGTGCTCGGCGACCGGGGCGCTTCACAGCTGGAGAACCGGCCAGACCTGGTGCAGGCCCGCGTGTTCCGTCCAGGTGACGACCGGCTTGCCGGGGTCGTGGCTCGCCTCCTGGACTTCGAGCCACCAGCCGGTGTAGCGGTTCTGGAACTTGTAGCCGAGCCAACCCCGGTCCACCTGCCTCCACTGCTGGTGGGTCTCCGCGATGTCGCACGGGTAGGTGCGGACGACCTCGCCGAGGCTGCCGGCTTGGAGGCAGAGACCGCTGTGCTCGACCACCAGCCGGACATAGGTGTTGCCCAGGTCGTGGATGCGCCAGACCTGGTGTGGCCCGCGGTGGCACTCCCACTGGAGCGCCATCGCCCCCGAACCCCAACCGTGGTCGATCTCGAGGCACTTGTCGGTGAGCCGGTTCACGATGGAGACCGGGGGCGGGTACCGCGCGGCCCAAGCCACGGCGGGCGTCGAGCCGGACAGCAGCAGGACCGCGATCAACGCCGTTCGGAGACGGCGGGGGAATTCGACCACGAGTGAAACCGCCTTTCGCACGGGGAGTAGCCGTTGCGAGGATCAGTGCACCCGAGGCGACCGGAAGAAAATTTGCAGACTCCTTGACACGGCGGAACCCCGCCGACGACCGGACCGCCTACCGGACGGCTCCGGCTTTCACCCGCACGTCCGCGGTTTTCGGGTGGTGGAGTTGCTCCAGGATGGCCAGGGCCTCGTGCCAGCACTCCGATGCCGCGGTGTCGTCGTGCGTCGCGTGGAGGGTGTCGCCGAGGTGGTCCAGCGTGACGGCCTGGTCGTACCGGCGGTCCAGTTCGCGGTAGAGCGCGAGTGCGGACCGGTACGCCGCCATCGCCTCGACGTGGTGGCGGAGTTGGTGGCGGGCGTAGCCGATGCTGTGCCAGGTCGCGGCCTGGCCGTGGCGGTTGCCCAGTTCGTGGTGCAGGCGGAGGGCTTCGTCGCAGTGCGCCAGTGCCTGCACGGGTTCGCCCAGTTCGGCCAGGCACCAGCCGACGTCGTTGAGCGCGCCCGCCTGACCGGCCCGGTGGTGTGCCGACCGGTAGAGCGCGAGTGCCTGCAGCGCGTGGTCCAACGCTTCGCGGTGCCGGGCACGGCGGTGGTGCATCCAGTCGATCTCCAGGTGTGTCCTGGCCTGTCGGACGAGGTCGCCGTCGGCGCGGTGCAGCGCGAGGGCCTGGTCGAAGTGGCGTTCGGCGTCGTCGTGGTCGCCCTGCCATGCCTGCGCGAGCGCCAGGCCGCGATGTGCCAGTGCCTGGCCGGTGGTGTGCCCGACGGCTCTGGCGGCGGCGAGGGCGATCTCCCCGGTGTCGACCAGGTCGGTCCACCGCCCGGTCGACTGGAGGAAGGTCTGGAGGCACCAGTGGAGCTGCCACGCGTGGGTGGGGTGCCCGGTGTTCGCGGCCAGGGCGATCGCGCCGCGCAACGCGGCGTGTTCGGTCGTCATCCACGCGCGTGCCTGCGCGGCGTCGGTGACGGGGGCCGGTGTCACGGGTAGGTCCAGCGGGTCGCGGTGCGGGTCGAGCAGCCGGTCCGCCGCGTAGGCGGTGGCCAGGAGGTGGTCGAGCAGGCGGCGTACCGCGCGGTCGCGTTCCGGGCCGTGCTGTTCGGCCAGGGCCCGCGAGTAGGCGCGGAGCAGGTCGTGGAACCGGAAGCGGCCGGGGGTGTGCTCGGTGAGCAGGTGGGCGTCGGTGAGTTCGCCGAGGATCGCGTGTGCTTCGGCGGGTGGCGCCTCGGCCAGGGCGGCTGCCGCCGTGAGTGGCACGTCGGGTCCGGGGTGGAGGCCGAGCAGGCGGAACAGGCGCGCGGCGGGCGCGGGCAACTGGCGGTAGGACCAGTCGAAGACGCCGCGCACGTCGAGCGAGTCCAGCAGCGACCGCTGGTCGCGCAGTTCCGCGGCGAGGGCGCCGAGGGGGAACGTCGGGCGCAGTTGGGCGCGTGCCGCCAGCACGGACGCCGCCAGCGGCAGCCGGGCGGTGTGCCGGACGAGGTCGGACAACGCGTCGGGCTCGGCGCCGGCCCGGTCGGGTCCGAGCCTGCGGGTCAGCAGGCCGGCCGTCTCCTGCTCGCTGAGCACCTCCAGGTTCACCGGGACGGCGCCCTGGTGCGCGATCAGGTCGGTGAGCAGGTTGCGGCTGGTGACCAGCGCCAGGCAGCCGGGTCCGCCGGGCAGCAGTGGCCGCACCTGGTCGCTGGTGCGCGCGTTGTCCAGCACCACCAGCACCGCGCGGTCGGCGAGCAGGCTGCGCAGCAGCGCGGCCCGGCCCTCGGCCGTCGAGGGCACCCGCTCCGGCGGTGTGCCGAGCGCGTCGAGGAGGAAGCGGGTGGCCTCACCGAGCCCCACCGGGTCGTTCGTGTCGTCGAACCCGCGCAGGTCCAGGTACAGCTGGCCGTCCGGGAACCGGTCCGCGACCGAGCGGGCCCAGTGCACGGCCAGGGTCGTCTTGCCGACCCCGGCCATGCCGCCCACCGCGACGACGACCACCCCGGCGCGGTCGTCGAGCACCGCGTCGAGCCGGCCCAGCTCGTCGGCCCGGCCGACGAAGTGGGGGGTGCTCGGGGGCAGTTGCCTGGGCACCACCGGGGCGGCGGGGGACCGGTGGACTTCCGGCCCCGCCGGTGCGGGCGGCCCCTTGAGCGCGGGGTCGCGGCGCAGCAGCCGCTGGTGCAGCTCCCGGAGTGCGGCGCCGGGTTCGTCGCCGAGTTCGTCGAGCAGGCGGGCGTAGACCTCGCGGTAGCAGGCCAGCGCTTCGGCCTGCCTGCCGGCCCGGTGCAGGGCGAGCATCCGGAGCCCGATCAGCTCCTCGTCGAGCGGGTGCGCGACCAGCAGTTCGTCGAGTTCGGGGAGCACGTCGCGGTCACCGGCGTCCATGCGGGCGGCCAGCAGCCGGCGCCGGGCGTCGGAGCGGCGTCCCTCCAGCGCGTGGCGCATGTGCTCGGCCCAGTCGCCGCGCACCCCGGACAGCGGCACCCCGCGCCACAGGTCGAGTGCTTCGCGTACCGCGCCCTTGGCGAGGTGCCGGTGGAACCGGTGCAGGTCGACCGCGTCGGGGTCGACGGCGAGCAGGTAGCCGCCCGGGCGGCGGTCGATGGTCGCCGTGCCGCCGGTGAGCACCCGGCGCAGCCGGCTGACGTAGGTCTGCACCATGCCCCGGGCGTTCGGCGGCGGGTCGTGGTCCCAGACCCGGTCGGTGATCGTCTCCACCGGCACGACGCGGTTGGCCTCCAGCGCCAGCACGGCCAACACGCAGCACTGCTTCGGCGACCCGGCGGAGACCGGGCGACCTGCCGGCACGACCTCGACCGGGCCGAGCAACCGGATCTCCACACGCCAACAGTGGTGCTTCGCGGAGATCGTTTCAAGCGCCCGTACAGGCTTTTGCCGGCTGTCGGCGGAGGCGGGGTGGAACGGTGTCGGCGTGTTATTCACGCGAATGGGGAATCGTGGGGGTGCGGCGTTGCCGGGCCCGGTCGCGACAGGCCCGGCAACGCCGGTCGCCCCGTCCTCAGCCCGCGCAGCTGACCGTCGGGCACGGCAACGCCGAAACCGTCGCCGTCGCCGGGACCTGCCGAGCGAACAGGACCGCCAGCACGAGGCAGAGCAACAGCGCGCTCAGCGTGATCTTGTCGGTACGCATGCTTGCCCACCCTTTTCCGTTTTCTGCGGCCCCGATGGCCGCGGACACCGGACGAGTGGCGGGACCGCCCGGGATCTCCCCCCGAACGACCGGAGAAAAAATGTGACGAAGGAGGTAGGACGAAACCGGGGAGGTTCCTCGTCCGGCGCGCACCGAGCTGCTTCGGCCCCGAGACCGCCGGAAAAGATCTTGGCCGGAACCGGGGAGGTTTCGGCGACGCGCCCCACTCGTCCCCGAGACAGTCACCACGGCCCTGCGGAGGAGAAGTGGACGACAGCCGGTTACCGGCACGGCTCGCGAGCCGTGCGCGCGAGGACTCGGGAAGTGCGGTGGCGGTCGGGGACGCCGAGCTCGTCGGGCGGCTGCGCGAACGCGAGCGGTCCGCGCAGCTCGCCCTGTACGACAGGTGCGCCGAGCGCCTGAAGCCGTACTTCCTCGCGAAGCTGCGCGACCCCGGCGAGGCCGACGCCTACGTCAACGAGGTCTTCGTCCGCGCCATGGAGGGCCTGACCGACGGCAACACCACCGTCACCTCGCTCAACGGCTGGCTGCGCGGCATCGCCGCGAACCTGCTCAAACAGCACTACGAAGAACTCAGTCAGGCGCGGACCCGCCACACCGGCCACGAGCCGCCCACCGAGATCGCGACCCCGCAGGACGAACCCGCCTGGGAGCTCGACGGCGACGGCGACCCGCCGCCCACACCGGCGGACCTGGAGTTCCTGCTCGGCAAACGAGAGCTGTGGACGACCGTGCACGCCGCCGCCGACGGCATCGGCCACGGGCTGCGCCGCGTGTTCACCGCGCACCTGCACCTGAGCGTGCGGGAGAAGCGCAAGATCAGCGCCGCCGAACTCGCCGCCGAACTCGACATGACACCCGCCCGGGTCGACCGGCAGCTCAGCCGGGCCCGCGGCGAGGTCCTCAAGGCGATCCCCGCGCTCGTGGTCGCCCGCACCGGCGCCTCCCGCTGCGACGGCCTGGCCGCGATGCTGGAAGACCTGCTCACCGCCGACCAACTGGCGGCGGGGCGGGCACTCGTGCTCAAGCCCAAGCAGGTCGGCAAGGTCCTGGGGCACACCACGAGCTGCGACGTGTGCGGCGAACGCGCGGCCGACGCCCGCACCCTCGCGCGCTGGGCGCTGCCACCGGCGCTGATCGCACCGGAGGACGACGAACGGCGGCGCACCCTGATCGGGTGGCTCGGCCACACGCGTGACGGACGCGCACTGGCGCAGTCGTCCACGTCTGTCGTGTCGTCCACCGCCGCGTCGTCCACCGCGCTGGCGTTGACCACGCCCGCGGCCCGGTCCACGATCACCGCGACCCCGCAGCCGACCCGGCGAGGTCGCCTGACAGCCCTGCTGGGATCGTGGACGAGCCGCCACCAGGGACTGCACCAAGCGGTCGTGTTCGTGACGCAGAACCCCGCCGTCCTCCGCGTCGCCGTGGGCGCGGCGGCCCTCGCCGTCGTCGGCTTGGTGGCCGCCTCCTCACCGCCCGACACCACGGCCGAGGCGGTCGAGGAACCGATCGCCCCGACCTCCACCACGTTGCCCGGCGCCGTCGCCATGCCCGCGTCCACACCCTCACCCACACCTGCGCCCACACCCACTGCTGCCGCGTCGACGTCGACGCGGCAGCAGCACCAGCCCGTCGACAGCCCGGTCACGTTCCCGAACCCGACCGCACCCGCCGCGACGCCGGCTTCCCTCGCCGCCGTCCCCACCGCGGAGCCGCCGGTCGCCCCTTCGACGGCGTCCTCCTCCGACGTCGGGCCGGCCACCACGTCGACCACCACAACCACCACGACCACCACGCGGACGGGTGGGCTCGTGTCCGTCGCCTTCGACGTGTCCGACACCTCCTACCCGCACTTCTACATCGGCGGCATCGCCGATCGACTGGCCGGGGACCGCGTCCACGAGGTCGAACTCGCCCGCGGCAACCACAAGTTGCACACGTCGTCCGGTCAAGTCGTCGAATTCTCGCTCGACGCCGGGGGGAACGTCTCGTACGACCCCCGGTACGACCAGGTCGTCAAAGGACGGGGCACGAGAGCACTGTCACTGCACGGCCTCCCGGTCACCGTCGATGCCTCTGACACCGATTACCCGAACATGGGCATAATCAATGTCGGCGGCAAAGCGCCGAAGGTGTATTCGTGGCGGTTGCTGCCGGGTGCCTACGTAGTGGCGTCGAGCAACGGCGCGATGCAGGCGTTCAAGGTGGACGGCCACGGGCGTGTCGACTACGCCGCGTCGCTTGATCGTGCTTTTGGTGGGCGAGGTACCGCCAGGCTTGAGGTTCGTGGTCTCCCGGTCGAGGTCGACGCGTCGGCCACGGACTACTTCACGGTGGGCATTTCGGGCATAGGTGCGGTCACTGCGAAGTCGTACACCGCGAAGCTGATGCCGGGCGCGCACGCGGCGCTCTCCGGCGCGGTGAGCCACCCGTTCACGGTCACCCCGGCTGGGACCGTCGATTACGACGTCAAGTACCGCGAGGTTCTCGGTGGCAGTGGTTCCGGCACGCTGATCCTGCAGGGTCGGCCGGTGACGGTCGATGCCCGTGACACGTCGTACGGCACCATGAGCCTGTATTACGTGGAAAGCAATGTGAAGGCGACGGAGTCGCGGACCTGGCGGTTGATGCCGGGGCCTCACACCCTTGCCGTGACGTCCGGGGTCTTGGTGCGGTTCCAGGTCGGTCTCGACGGGACGGTGGGGAACGTTGGTCTTTCCGACCGGTTCGCCGTGGTGCGTGGCGGGAGCACGCTGGAGCTCCACGGTGGGGACGTGGTGGTCGACGTGACCGGGGTGTCTTACCCCGACTACACCCTGGCCTGGGCGGGCAGGGCGGGGCAGGAGAAGGTCAAGACCTGGAAGCTGCTTCCCGGGAAGCACGAGCTCTTCATGACTTCTTTGGTGAGGGTGTACTTCAGTGTGACCCCGGCTGGGACCGTGGATTATGACGTCAAGTACGGCGGGGTTCTCGGTGGCAGTGGTTCCGGCACGCTGATCCTGCAAGGTCGGCCGGTGACGGTCGATGCCCGTGACACGTCGTACAGTGCTATGAGCCTGTATTACGTGGAAAGCAATGTGAAGGCGACGGAGTCGCGGACTTGGCGGTTGATGCCGGGGCCTCACACGTTGGTCACGGCGTCCGAGGTGCCCGTGCACTTCGAGGTGGGTCTCGACGGAACGGTGAGGAGTACCAATCTTTCCGACCGGTTCGCGGTGGTGCGCGACGGCAAGACCCTGGAACTCCACGGCGGGGACGTGGTGGTCGACGCGACCGGGGTGTCTTATTCTGACTACACTCTTGTTTGGGCGGGCAGGGCGGGTCGGGAGAAGGACAAGACCTGGAAGCTGCTTCCCGGGAGGCATCAGATTTTCGTAAGTTCTTCGGTGAGCGTGTGGTTCAGTGTGACCCCGGTTGGGACCGTCGATTACGACGTCAAGTACGGCGGGGTTCTCGGTGGCAGTGGTTCCGGCACGCTGACTTTGCAGGGTCGGCCGGTGACGGTCGATGCCCGTGATACGTCGTACGGCACTATGAGCCTGTATTACGTGGAAAGCAATGTGAAGGCGACGGAGTCGCGGACTTGGCGGTTGATGCCGGGGCCTCACACGTTGGTCACGGCGTCCGAGGTGCCCGTGCACTTCGAGGTGGCTCTCGACGGAACGGTGAGGAGTACCAATCTTGCCGACCGGTTCGCCGTGGTGCGTGGCGGGAGCACGCTGGAGCTCCACGGTGCGGAGGTGGTGGTCGACGTGACCGGGGTGTCTTACCCCGACTACACCCTGGTCTGGGCGGGCAAGGCGGGGCAGGAGAAGGTCAAGACCTGGAAGCTGCTCCCCGGGAGGCACCAGCTCTTCATGACTTCTTCGGTGAGCGTGTGGTTCAGCGTGGGTCCGGACGGCTCGCCGATCCCCGATGCGACGTACGCGCCCTTCCTCGCAACCCACGGCAACACCCTGACCGTGCGCGGCAAGGGGATAACCCTCGACATGACCGACACTTCCTACCCGCTCTACTCGCTGATCTCCGTCGGCAGAGCGAGCCGGGAAGCGGTGAAGACCTGGAACCTCCTCCCCGGCTCGCACTCGATCGGTCCGACCGCGTCGAACACCGTGACCTTCACGCTCAACACCGACGGCTCGCTCACCCACGCCGAAACCGACCGGGGGATCTTCGAGGTGCGCGACACCTCGACGCTCGTCGTCCACGGCCTGCGCATCGGCTTCGACGCCACGGCGACGTCCTACGCGTCCTTCGCGGTGTCCGAGGTGAAGTCGAGGATGAACGCCCGGGAACCGCAGCACCTCTCGTTGCTGCCCGGCAAACACCTCGTCGTCCTCCCGACGGGAGGGTCCCACTGGTTCACCGTGACCCAGGGGGGCGAGGTCACGTTCCCGCCCGAGCTCGACCCGGTGTTCGACGGCCGGAACACCGGGACCCTGGTCCTCCGCCGGAACTGACCGGACCCGACCACCGCGGGGCACCCGACCGGCGCCGGGTGCCCCGCGGTCGGGCGCAAGGGGGCAGGAGCGGATCGCGGTCCACCTCCGGTTGGCGCCCTCGTGGCAGGTCCACGGGATGACCTCGGCGCCGTCCCGGGTGTCCGACCCGCGCACGTCCGGGCACCCGCCGCCGTGGTTCGCCCGGAAGCCCCGAGCCATCGCCGTTGTCGGTGGGGTTGCCGGGGCGGGAGGCGTGGCCGGGTTCTTCAGATCCGGCCGACCCCGGCGCCCGCGGTGACCAGGGACGGCACGGACGACGCCGCGTCGAGGGTGTAGGCGTAATAGGTGCGCGGTTCGACCACCGTGCCCAGGGTCTGCGGTGCGCCCGAGCCGACGTAGGCGTTGTCGCGCTCGACCACCCGGCCCGGTCCGCTCTTGTCGTAGCCGGACAGGACGGGCTTGGCCACGTTCTCGAAGTAGTTGCCCTCGACCACCACGCCCGCGTCCTCCGTGGACGCCACGCCGTAGAGGGAGTTGCCCCGGTAGTAGTTGTTGTAGACGTGCACGGGCTCGCCGAACCGGACGCGGGGGTGCCGCTGGTCGGTGCGGTCGAAGAAGTTGTGGTGGTAGGTGACCCGCAGCTTGCCCCGGTCGGCGGTGTAGGTGTCGGAGTGGCCGAGCAGCGCGGTCTTGCCGTGGTCGTGGAAGTGGTTCCACGACACGGTGACGTAGTCGGATTCCCGCTTGATGTCCAGCAGGCCGTCGTAGCCGCGGGACAGGTCGCAGTGGTCGATCCACACGTGGTGGGCCTTGTTGGTGACGCTGATCGAGTCGTCCGAGGCGTCGGTGAAGCGCAGGTTGCGGATGATCACGTTGTTGCCCGGGCGGGTGGTGGAGCCGAGCTGGAGGCCGCCGCCGGTGATCTCGGCGGTCGAACCCGCGCCGACGATCGTCTTGTTGGCGACCACGGTCAGCATGTCGTCGACCTCGATGCGGCCGGAGACGGTGATGACGTAGGGCTCCTTGCGGCCCACGTAGTCGGCCAGCGCGTCGCCGGTGGTGACGGTGACCGCCTGGCCGCCCGCGCCGCCCGTGGTGCCGTTGGAGCCCAGGGCGTTGACCGAGGCGAAGCCGTCGGCGGCGGCGAGCACCGAGGGGTGGGTGCGAGCGGTCGGGTGGGCGCTGGCGTTGCGCGGGGCGGTGGCGGCGACGGCGGCCAGTGCGGAGCCGGCGAGCAGGCGCCGGCGGTTCAACGGGCTCATGTCCTCTTCCTCAGATCCGGCCGACGCCGGCGCCCGCGGTGACCAGGGACGGCACCGAGGAGGCGTTGTCGGGGGTGTAGGCGTAGTAGGTGCGCGGTTCGACCACGGTGCCCAGGGTCTGCGGTGCGCCCGAGCCGACGTAGACGTTGTCGCGCTCGACCACCCGACCCGGTCCGCTCTCGTCGTAGCCGGAGTAGATCGGGTGCGCGACGTTCTGGAAGTGGTTGTGCTCGACCAGCACACCGGCGTTCTCGGTGGACGCCACGCCGTACAGCGCGTTGTCGCGGAAGTAGTTGTTGTAGACGTGGATCGGCTCGCCGAAGCGCACCCGCGGGTGCCGCTGCGCGGTGCCGTCGAAGTAGTTGTGGTGGAACGTGGTGCGCAGCCTGCCGGTGTCCGGGCCCGCGTTGGAGT
This portion of the Saccharothrix syringae genome encodes:
- a CDS encoding AfsR/SARP family transcriptional regulator, with the translated sequence MEIRLLGPVEVVPAGRPVSAGSPKQCCVLAVLALEANRVVPVETITDRVWDHDPPPNARGMVQTYVSRLRRVLTGGTATIDRRPGGYLLAVDPDAVDLHRFHRHLAKGAVREALDLWRGVPLSGVRGDWAEHMRHALEGRRSDARRRLLAARMDAGDRDVLPELDELLVAHPLDEELIGLRMLALHRAGRQAEALACYREVYARLLDELGDEPGAALRELHQRLLRRDPALKGPPAPAGPEVHRSPAAPVVPRQLPPSTPHFVGRADELGRLDAVLDDRAGVVVVAVGGMAGVGKTTLAVHWARSVADRFPDGQLYLDLRGFDDTNDPVGLGEATRFLLDALGTPPERVPSTAEGRAALLRSLLADRAVLVVLDNARTSDQVRPLLPGGPGCLALVTSRNLLTDLIAHQGAVPVNLEVLSEQETAGLLTRRLGPDRAGAEPDALSDLVRHTARLPLAASVLAARAQLRPTFPLGALAAELRDQRSLLDSLDVRGVFDWSYRQLPAPAARLFRLLGLHPGPDVPLTAAAALAEAPPAEAHAILGELTDAHLLTEHTPGRFRFHDLLRAYSRALAEQHGPERDRAVRRLLDHLLATAYAADRLLDPHRDPLDLPVTPAPVTDAAQARAWMTTEHAALRGAIALAANTGHPTHAWQLHWCLQTFLQSTGRWTDLVDTGEIALAAARAVGHTTGQALAHRGLALAQAWQGDHDDAERHFDQALALHRADGDLVRQARTHLEIDWMHHRRARHREALDHALQALALYRSAHHRAGQAGALNDVGWCLAELGEPVQALAHCDEALRLHHELGNRHGQAATWHSIGYARHQLRHHVEAMAAYRSALALYRELDRRYDQAVTLDHLGDTLHATHDDTAASECWHEALAILEQLHHPKTADVRVKAGAVR
- a CDS encoding RNA polymerase sigma factor, with protein sequence MDDSRLPARLASRAREDSGSAVAVGDAELVGRLRERERSAQLALYDRCAERLKPYFLAKLRDPGEADAYVNEVFVRAMEGLTDGNTTVTSLNGWLRGIAANLLKQHYEELSQARTRHTGHEPPTEIATPQDEPAWELDGDGDPPPTPADLEFLLGKRELWTTVHAAADGIGHGLRRVFTAHLHLSVREKRKISAAELAAELDMTPARVDRQLSRARGEVLKAIPALVVARTGASRCDGLAAMLEDLLTADQLAAGRALVLKPKQVGKVLGHTTSCDVCGERAADARTLARWALPPALIAPEDDERRRTLIGWLGHTRDGRALAQSSTSVVSSTAASSTALALTTPAARSTITATPQPTRRGRLTALLGSWTSRHQGLHQAVVFVTQNPAVLRVAVGAAALAVVGLVAASSPPDTTAEAVEEPIAPTSTTLPGAVAMPASTPSPTPAPTPTAAASTSTRQQHQPVDSPVTFPNPTAPAATPASLAAVPTAEPPVAPSTASSSDVGPATTSTTTTTTTTTRTGGLVSVAFDVSDTSYPHFYIGGIADRLAGDRVHEVELARGNHKLHTSSGQVVEFSLDAGGNVSYDPRYDQVVKGRGTRALSLHGLPVTVDASDTDYPNMGIINVGGKAPKVYSWRLLPGAYVVASSNGAMQAFKVDGHGRVDYAASLDRAFGGRGTARLEVRGLPVEVDASATDYFTVGISGIGAVTAKSYTAKLMPGAHAALSGAVSHPFTVTPAGTVDYDVKYREVLGGSGSGTLILQGRPVTVDARDTSYGTMSLYYVESNVKATESRTWRLMPGPHTLAVTSGVLVRFQVGLDGTVGNVGLSDRFAVVRGGSTLELHGGDVVVDVTGVSYPDYTLAWAGRAGQEKVKTWKLLPGKHELFMTSLVRVYFSVTPAGTVDYDVKYGGVLGGSGSGTLILQGRPVTVDARDTSYSAMSLYYVESNVKATESRTWRLMPGPHTLVTASEVPVHFEVGLDGTVRSTNLSDRFAVVRDGKTLELHGGDVVVDATGVSYSDYTLVWAGRAGREKDKTWKLLPGRHQIFVSSSVSVWFSVTPVGTVDYDVKYGGVLGGSGSGTLTLQGRPVTVDARDTSYGTMSLYYVESNVKATESRTWRLMPGPHTLVTASEVPVHFEVALDGTVRSTNLADRFAVVRGGSTLELHGAEVVVDVTGVSYPDYTLVWAGKAGQEKVKTWKLLPGRHQLFMTSSVSVWFSVGPDGSPIPDATYAPFLATHGNTLTVRGKGITLDMTDTSYPLYSLISVGRASREAVKTWNLLPGSHSIGPTASNTVTFTLNTDGSLTHAETDRGIFEVRDTSTLVVHGLRIGFDATATSYASFAVSEVKSRMNAREPQHLSLLPGKHLVVLPTGGSHWFTVTQGGEVTFPPELDPVFDGRNTGTLVLRRN
- a CDS encoding RICIN domain-containing protein, translating into MIAVLLLSGSTPAVAWAARYPPPVSIVNRLTDKCLEIDHGWGSGAMALQWECHRGPHQVWRIHDLGNTYVRLVVEHSGLCLQAGSLGEVVRTYPCDIAETHQQWRQVDRGWLGYKFQNRYTGWWLEVQEASHDPGKPVVTWTEHAGLHQVWPVLQL
- a CDS encoding RICIN domain-containing protein; amino-acid sequence: MTRTRRKATLLGFLLLIVSALPAAPAASADTGRSTASTVTPLSSTANVYTGLYPNRQLQARGLNNGDRVEQWEYTGSLSQLWFFGDDGTIRPGGNIGKCLDGDPRQGLGGQVYLWDCNGATWQIWHRYQDGFRNLYSGRCLDANPLTNWNGGDVYQWDCNNTVQQHWFYGRGR
- a CDS encoding sensor histidine kinase, whose product is MRLLAVGGKFRPRGLREKVTLTATLVVAVPLVAVAVLAAVFLKNQAMRFDTAPVTDHDICVDGYFVEPGKTEATDTYKFWGIRCAVNDSHAILEPRRIDDMRVPGVADPDEVITASATYRSSALIPELSLWPFDDPGAMSYRVAQDTGEVSPPYPISGIEGSPAQDADPTAADVERDAAERRARLVAVQRTLDRRVLALAGGTLSLIGLLAAVVWLATGRVLRPVEAISGEMADITEHDLSRRVPVPRARNEIAELATTVNATLDRLETAIQDNRRFVADASHELRSPIAALRAELEIATAHPGLTDWPSVVDAALADTHRLQHLATDLLLLARLDHPTGHDDTVDLAELVREASARRTRHALTVESPEHPVPVSGRRALLGRLLGNLLDNAERHATTTVTVRLGTENDHAVLEVLDDGPGIPEADRERVFDRFTRLDDARTRDTGGTGLGLPIARRIATNHAGTLHAEGGPGARLVARLPLKPHDQRLYPDVVFR
- a CDS encoding pectate lyase family protein; this translates as MSPLNRRRLLAGSALAAVAATAPRNASAHPTARTHPSVLAAADGFASVNALGSNGTTGGAGGQAVTVTTGDALADYVGRKEPYVITVSGRIEVDDMLTVVANKTIVGAGSTAEITGGGLQLGSTTRPGNNVIIRNLRFTDASDDSISVTNKAHHVWIDHCDLSRGYDGLLDIKRESDYVTVSWNHFHDHGKTALLGHSDTYTADRGKLRVTYHHNFFDRTDQRHPRVRFGEPVHVYNNYYRGNSLYGVASTEDAGVVVEGNYFENVAKPVLSGYDKSGPGRVVERDNAYVGSGAPQTLGTVVEPRTYYAYTLDAASSVPSLVTAGAGVGRI